A single window of Ananas comosus cultivar F153 linkage group 17, ASM154086v1, whole genome shotgun sequence DNA harbors:
- the LOC109723379 gene encoding LOW QUALITY PROTEIN: chloroplast sensor kinase, chloroplastic (The sequence of the model RefSeq protein was modified relative to this genomic sequence to represent the inferred CDS: inserted 1 base in 1 codon): MLLLLSNSSSPLFHCANPRPSPPKPYMRIHSPLHSPRPRSPTPRTHLSAALHPVALPDQGGAEEELAPPSAAAVAAAVRRASAASPVEFTRRRVEEKEGEEGGGVVMPSPDFRRLCVEQLQLFRMVVHRDAALSVYVRPAGSYVMDQLELRQVANFPGIDVPEISQCILLVANFAIPAGLRAAEAALLKQQVDFIPESRSFVLPMVKHPFLVGFLVVELPKLELATNMDALGTEEQLLYNPPKNRSYDLPSRSYGKLWEIQPSGEDLQKAYVQFTNEQRSRAIMISNSLAMAYVMDQKALLLQQTSWQNNVRMSHLVEQIRGPLASIRALAKMLSLHLKRTEIPYDIIEDILIQGDHMKDALQQIQDVVYLTKANIVRCNDETLKKKHSSANGQLKPYRSLPSENSSEDVENLGVQKVDSLLPLVSDRKDTEMPMPPLWLIPLQQYNTRPCDVSDVLKDLVEAAAPLVNKQQRSLELGGMSHPLLVAVEESSLRQALSNLIEGALLRTHIGGKVQIYAGGAPGGGALIVIDDDGPDMQYMTQMRALTPFGVDLFADGMLEXQHDVELHRRFDCSSRDSGELRLCRSRRLALQAQCYHRYGRDACRTMVALCAVRLGPPASARSVGKFICFFGYLLL, encoded by the exons atgctcctcctcctctccaatTCCTCCTCCCCTCTCTTCCACTGCGCGAATCCCCGCCCCTCTCCTCCGAAACCCTACATGCGAATCCACTCCCCTCTCCACTCGCCCCGCCCTCGTTCTCCCACCCCTCGAACCCACCTCTCCGCCGCGCTCCACCCCGTCGCCCTCCCCGACCAGGGCGGCGCCGAGGAGGAGCTCGCCCcgccctcggcggcggcggtggccgcCGCAGTCCGCCGCGCGTCGGCGGCGTCGCCTGTGGAGTTCACGCGGCGCCGCgtggaggagaaggagggggaggagggcggCGGGGTCGTCATGCCAAGCCCCGATTTCCGGCGCCTCTGCGTCGAGCAGCTGCAGCTGTTCCGGATGGTCGTCCATCGGGATGCTGCGTTGTCG GTCTACGTTAGGCCAGCAGGCAGTTATGTTATGGATCAGTTAGAACTGCGTCAAGTTGCTAATTTCCCGGGAATTGATGTTCCTGAGATTTCGCAGTGTATCTTATTAGTTGCCAATTTTGCTATACCTGCTGGGCTACGTGCGGCTGAAGCTGCATTGCTGAAGCAGCAA GTGGACTTTATACCTGAATCTAGATCTTTCGTTCTTCCAATGGTGAAACATCCATTTCTTGTGGGCTTCTTAGTTGTGGAGCTTCCAAAATTGGAACTGGCTACAAATATGGATGCACTTGGTACTGAAGAACAGTTACTGTATAACCCTCCTAAAAATAGATCATATGATTTGCCTTCACGTTCCTATGGAAAATTGTGGGAAATTCAGCCTTCTGGAGAAGATTTGCAGAAAGCTTATGTTCAGTTTACTAATGAGCAGAGATCAAGAGCTATTATGATTTCTAATTCTTTGGCCATGGCATACGTCATGGATCAG AAAGCATTGTTGCTCCAACAAACATCCTGGCAAAATAATGTCAGAATGAGTCATTTAGTAGAACAA ATTCGTGGACCTCTTGCCAGCATAAGAGCTCTTGCAAAAATGTTGTCTCTTCATCTGAAGAGAACCGAG ATTCCTTACGATATCATCGAAGACATACTCATCCAAGGCGATCATATGAAAGATGCCTTGCAACAAATTCAGGATGTAGTCTATCTCACCAAG GCTAACATAGTACGTTGCAATGATGAAACACTAAAGAAGAAGCACAGTTCAGCAAATGGTCAGTTAAAACCTTACCGATCTTTGCCATCGGAGAATAGCTCAGAAGATGTTGAAAACCTTGGTGTACAGAAGGTGGATTCATTACTGCCGCTAGTCTCAGATAGAAAGGACACCGAGATGCCTATGCCACCACTTTGGCTTATACCTCTTCAACAATATAATACTAG ACCATGCGATGTCTCAGATGTGTTAAAGGATTTGGTCGAAGCTGCTGCACCACTTGTTAATAAGCAGCAACGCTCACTAGAACTCGGTGGAATGTCTCATCCTCTCCTAGTTGCTGTTGAAGAATCTTCTCTGAGACAGGCACTCAGTAATCTCATAGAAGGCGCTCTTCTGCGGACTCACATTGGTGGCAAAGTTCAAATATATGCAGGTGGAGCACCTGGTGGCGGAGCACTTATTGTCATTGATGATGATGGGCCTGACATGCAATACATG ACCCAGATGCGTGCACTCACTCCGTTCGGAGTAGACCTTTTTGCGGATGGTATGCTGG GACAACATGACGTGGAACTTCATCGCAGGTTTGACTGTAGCTCGCGAGATTCTGGAGAGCTTCGGCTGTGTCGTTCGCGTCGTCTCGCCCTGCAAGCCCAATGCTACCATCGGTACGGGAGGGACGCATGTCGAACTATGGTTGCCCTCTGTGCAGTCCGACTCGGCCCACCAGCAAGCGCAAGAAGCGTAGGTAAATTTATCTGTTTTTTCGGGTACTTACTGTTGTAA
- the LOC109723361 gene encoding uncharacterized protein LOC109723361, whose protein sequence is MAKLENILQGEFLGKRNGSVRLVITAVTGIIFGLLIGASLPANTIQIQFPSSIFSYNEDRNSSLKTPVLLNDTSAKDHNTNTTKLGLNYTLEKYAPTNPKGAETLPPGIVVSESDLYQHRLWGHPSEVQILQFSLFV, encoded by the exons ATGGCAAAGCTCGAAAATATTTTACAAGG TGAATTTCTCGGAAAACGAAATGGAAGTGTGAGGCTTGTTATAACAGCAGTAACTGGAATTATATTTGGTCTTCTGATAGGAGCTTCTTTACCTGCTAACACAATACAG ATCCAGTTCCCATCTAGCATTTTTTCATACAATGAAGACAGGAATTCTAGTCTCAAAACTCCAGTATTACTGAATGATACTTCTGCTAAAGATCACAATACGAATACTACTAAACTGGGTTTAAATTATACTCTAGAG AAATATGCTCCAACAAATCCTAAAGGTGCAGAAACACTACCACCGGGAATCGTTGTTTCAGAGTCGGATTTATATCAGCATAGGTTGTGGGGACACCCAAGTGAG GTCCAAATACTTCAATTTTCATTGTTCGTGTAA
- the LOC109723380 gene encoding uncharacterized protein LOC109723380 isoform X1 — protein sequence MFLLCCVTNCFCDIQDLSLKQKYLVTFTVGYKQRENVNAAVQKFSENFTILLFHYDGRTSEWDEFEWSKRAIHVSTRKQTKWWYAKRFLHPDIVAPYEYIFVWDEDLAVEHFDAEEYIKLAKKHGLEISQPALDTEKEIAWRMTRRKGDVEVHKETEERPDYCPDPHLPPCAAFVEIMAPVFSRKAWRCVWHMIQVHSPLNYKS from the exons ATGTTTCTTCTATGTTGCGTAACGAACTGCTTTTGTGATATCCAGGACCTGTCCCTTAAGCAGAAGTATCTTGTAACTTTTACAGTTGGTTATAAACAGAGAGAAAATGTTAATGCCGCAGTCCAAAAG ttttctgaaaattttacCATCCTACTGTTCCATTATGACGGAAGAACGAGCGAATGGGATGAGTTCGAGTGGTCGAAGCGGGCTATTCATGTGAGCACCAGAAAGCAGACGAAATG GTGGTATGCGAAACGATTCTTGCACCCTGACATCGTGGCTCCATACGAGTACATATTCGTCTGGGACGAAGATCTTGCAGTCGAGCATTTCGATGCCGAAGA ATACATTAAGCTGGCGAAAAAGCACGGATTAGAGATCTCGCAGCCTGCTTTGGACACGGAAAAGGAGATAGCATGGCGAATGACGCGGAGAAAAGGCGATGTTGAAGTTCATAA AGAAACAGAAGAAAGACCAGACTATTGCCCTGATCCTCATCTTCCACCATGTGCCGC ATTTGTTGAGATAATGGCTCCAGTGTTCTCCAGAAAAGCATGGAGATGCGTATGGCATATGATTCAGGTACATTCACCTCTAAATTATAAATCGTAA
- the LOC109723380 gene encoding uncharacterized protein LOC109723380 isoform X2: protein MFLLCCVTNCFCDIQDLSLKQKYLVTFTVGYKQRENVNAAVQKFSENFTILLFHYDGRTSEWDEFEWSKRAIHVSTRKQTKWWYAKRFLHPDIVAPYEYIFVWDEDLAVEHFDAEEYIKLAKKHGLEISQPALDTEKEIAWRMTRRKGDVEVHKFVEIMAPVFSRKAWRCVWHMIQVHSPLNYKS, encoded by the exons ATGTTTCTTCTATGTTGCGTAACGAACTGCTTTTGTGATATCCAGGACCTGTCCCTTAAGCAGAAGTATCTTGTAACTTTTACAGTTGGTTATAAACAGAGAGAAAATGTTAATGCCGCAGTCCAAAAG ttttctgaaaattttacCATCCTACTGTTCCATTATGACGGAAGAACGAGCGAATGGGATGAGTTCGAGTGGTCGAAGCGGGCTATTCATGTGAGCACCAGAAAGCAGACGAAATG GTGGTATGCGAAACGATTCTTGCACCCTGACATCGTGGCTCCATACGAGTACATATTCGTCTGGGACGAAGATCTTGCAGTCGAGCATTTCGATGCCGAAGA ATACATTAAGCTGGCGAAAAAGCACGGATTAGAGATCTCGCAGCCTGCTTTGGACACGGAAAAGGAGATAGCATGGCGAATGACGCGGAGAAAAGGCGATGTTGAAGTTCATAA ATTTGTTGAGATAATGGCTCCAGTGTTCTCCAGAAAAGCATGGAGATGCGTATGGCATATGATTCAGGTACATTCACCTCTAAATTATAAATCGTAA
- the LOC109722768 gene encoding uncharacterized protein LOC109722768 isoform X2 — MAVTSASYLGDGDSDDGEWEICNDDGFVYKRRRRRRLLLRPSAAADDDPRPRPPAPPGDAEAELRRRRRARRRLCLLGLRDKYRNELDQWESLASALLRLSSPAAPPSPSPLPPPPPPPEAAEEAGARRLLVDDLLSQVEAQEAILRKLSEVCDYAESLCKKREESLAESLIELPIWGSPHSLMASLSD; from the exons ATGGCGGTGACCTCCGCCTCCTACCTCGGCGACGGCGACAGCGATGACGGCGAGTGGGAGATCTGCAACGATGACGGCTTCGTCTacaagcgccgccgccgccgccgcctcctcctccgcccctccgccgccgccgacgacgacccCCGCCCTCGTCCTCCGGCGCCGCCCGGCGACGCCGAGGCTGAgctccggcgccgccgcagGGCGCGGCGCCGCCTCTGCCTCCTCGGCCTCCGCGACAAGTACCGGAACGAGCTCGATCAGTGGGAGTCCCTCGCCtccgccctcctccgcctctcctcccccgccgctcctccctccccctctcctcttccaccgcctcctcctcctccggaggcggcggaggaggcagGAGCCCGCCGCCTCCTCGTAGACGATCTCCTCTCTCAG GTGGAGGCGCAAGAAGCGATTCTCCGGAAGCTGTCGGAGGTCTGCGACTACGCGGAATCGCTGTGCAAGAAGCGCGAAGAGAGCTTGGCGGAGTCGCTCATCGAGCTGCCGATTTGGGGGAGTCCTCATTCTCTCATGGCCTCTTTATCAGATTAA
- the LOC109722768 gene encoding uncharacterized protein LOC109722768 isoform X1 — MGLHLYLRALQVRPSLCWLMDRLPLSLSLYHLCSSVALNRSPLSLFGAGFYRSLSLPSMVLSHTQPIASLDPLSAEPLRLYLLWLLQVTPIPIIWPLQVIPTGLNEFRIPPSAFPSLSLSLAQLLRASKMAVTSASYLGDGDSDDGEWEICNDDGFVYKRRRRRRLLLRPSAAADDDPRPRPPAPPGDAEAELRRRRRARRRLCLLGLRDKYRNELDQWESLASALLRLSSPAAPPSPSPLPPPPPPPEAAEEAGARRLLVDDLLSQVEAQEAILRKLSEVCDYAESLCKKREESLAESLIELPIWGSPHSLMASLSD, encoded by the exons ATGGGTCTACACTTATACCTACGAGCCTTACAGGTGAGGCCTTCCCTCTGCTGGCTGATGGATCGGCTCccgctctctctatctctctaccATCTCTGCTCCTCTGTCGCGCTCAACCGatcgcccctctctctcttcggtGCTGGGTTctaccgctctctctctctaccatctATGGTCCTCTCTCACACTCAACCGATCGCCAGTCTGGATCCTCTCTCAGCAGAACCCCTACGGCTATACCTACTTTGGCTTCTACAGGTGACCCCTATCCCTATAATCTGGCCTCTACAGGTAATCCCTACAG ggcTTAATGAATTTCGAATCCCGCCCTCcgcctttccctctctctctctctcactcgcACAACTCCTCCGAGCTTCAAAAATGGCGGTGACCTCCGCCTCCTACCTCGGCGACGGCGACAGCGATGACGGCGAGTGGGAGATCTGCAACGATGACGGCTTCGTCTacaagcgccgccgccgccgccgcctcctcctccgcccctccgccgccgccgacgacgacccCCGCCCTCGTCCTCCGGCGCCGCCCGGCGACGCCGAGGCTGAgctccggcgccgccgcagGGCGCGGCGCCGCCTCTGCCTCCTCGGCCTCCGCGACAAGTACCGGAACGAGCTCGATCAGTGGGAGTCCCTCGCCtccgccctcctccgcctctcctcccccgccgctcctccctccccctctcctcttccaccgcctcctcctcctccggaggcggcggaggaggcagGAGCCCGCCGCCTCCTCGTAGACGATCTCCTCTCTCAG GTGGAGGCGCAAGAAGCGATTCTCCGGAAGCTGTCGGAGGTCTGCGACTACGCGGAATCGCTGTGCAAGAAGCGCGAAGAGAGCTTGGCGGAGTCGCTCATCGAGCTGCCGATTTGGGGGAGTCCTCATTCTCTCATGGCCTCTTTATCAGATTAA
- the LOC109723440 gene encoding probable E3 ubiquitin-protein ligase XERICO, translated as MGISSLPTPSEAFFPFVLLANALTPVIVLVDGMRWAFVHVMGCSSYQSQGGVLGGGQQADDDAQQHHQQQQQQQQQQQQEQQQEGEMKKRDLVGVHVTRFNLLAVRERDECCVCLHGFEGEEEVSEVVACRHLFHRGCLERWVSHLHSTCPLCRSML; from the coding sequence ATGGGGATATCCAGCTTACCCACCCCATCTGAGGCCTTCTTCCCCTTCGTCCTCCTGGCGAATGCTTTGACCCCTGTCATAGTGTTAGTGGATGGCATGAGATGGGCTTTTGTGCATGTCATGGGCTGCTCTTCTTATCAATCCCAAGGAGGAGTACTTGGTGGTGGACAACAAGCTGATGATGATGCACAACAACatcatcaacaacaacaacaacaacaacaacaacaacaacaagaacaacaacaagagggggagatgaagaagagggaTTTGGTGGGTGTTCATGTGACCAGGTTCAATTTGCTGGCTGTGAGGGAGAGGGATGAGTGCTGTGTGTGTCTCCATGGGTttgagggggaggaggaggtgagTGAGGTGGTGGCATGCAGGCACTTGTTCCACAGGGGTTGCTTGGAGAGGTGGGTCAGTCACTTGCACTCCACATGCCCACTCTGTCGATCCATGCTCtga
- the LOC109723439 gene encoding pachytene checkpoint protein 2 homolog (The sequence of the model RefSeq protein was modified relative to this genomic sequence to represent the inferred CDS: added 102 bases not found in genome assembly) yields MLEKRSLSYVDGPVPVPVDDCFLLENVQRIQICDTDEWLDKHKVLLFWQVRPVVYVFQLNEDGPGEEPSGDDTLSIFNEWALPAKEFDGLWESLIYETGLKQRLLRYASSALFFTERGVDPCLVSWNRIILLHGPPGTGKTSLCKALAQKLSIRFKSRYSECQLVEVNAHSLFSKWFSESGKLVAKLFQKIQEMVEEENNLVFVLIDEVESLAAARQAALSGSEPSDSIRVVNALLTQMDKLKSWPNVIILTTSNITAAIDIAFVDRADIKAYVGPPTLQARYEILRSCLQELLRAGILTHPQLHDHFPLPTYATLKEKLHSCEAGELHGPVYLPRLLLEAAELCQGLSGRALRKLPFLAHASITNPSTCTTSTFLAALIQTARRELSESRAEHLYGQNFGEAVIYHNQRQSLVRKAFRALYLQL; encoded by the exons ATGCTAGAGAAAAGAAGCTTGAGTTACGTTGATGGTCCTGTTCCGGTGCCTGTTGATGATTGTTTTCTTCTTGAGAATGTACAAAGAATTCAGATCTGCGACACTG ATGAGTGGCTGGACAAGCATAAAGTTCTCTTGTTTTGGCAAGTCAGGCCTGTTGTATATGTGTTCCAG CTTAATGAAGATGGGCCAGGTGAGGAACCGAGTGGAGATGACACACTTTCTATCTTCAATGAGTGGGCATTACCAGCAAAAGAATTTGATGGACTGTGGGAAAG CTTAATTTATGAAACTGGGCTCAAGCAGAGGTTGCTGAGATATGCTTCCAGTGCGCTGTTCTTTACTGAGAGAGGTGTAGATCCTTGTCTTGTTTCATGGAACCG GATTATCCTTTTGCATGGACCACCAGGAACGGGAAAGACATCTTTATGCAAAGCATTAGCGCAGAAGCTGTCCATACGTTTCAAGTCAAG GTACTCTGAATGCCAATTGGTTGAAGTCAATGCTCATTCCTTGTTTAGCAAATGGTTTTCTGAGAGTGGTAAATTG GTGGCAAAACTTTTCCAAAAAATTCAAGAGATGGTGGAGGAAGAAAACAACCTAGTCTTTGTCTTGATTG ACGAAGTCGAAAGCCTTGCTGCTGCCAGACAGGCTGCCTTGTCTGGTTCTGAACCTTCAGATTCTATTAGG GTCGTCAATGCATTGCTCACTCAAATGGACAAATTAAAGTCTTGGCCAAATGTGATCATTCTTACAACATCAAATATAACTGCAGCAATTG ATATTGCTTTTGTTGACCGAGCAGATATCAAAGCATATGTTGGTCCCCCTACTCTTCAAGCACGATATGAGATCCTGAGGTCTTGCTTGCAAGAATTGCTACGAGCAGGAATTCTCACGCATCCTCAA TTGCACGATCATTTCCCGCTTCCGACCTATGCAACCTTAAAGGAGAAGCTCCATTCCTGTGAGGCCGGGGAACTTCATGGGCCAGTTTATCTACCCAGACTGCTGCTTGAAGCAGCTGAATTGTGCCAG GGGCTGAGCGGTCGAGCTCTCAGGAAGCTTCCGTTCTTGGCGCACGCGTCTATAACCAACCCTTCAACTTGCACTACTTCCACATTCTTGGCCGCGTTAATACAGACTGCACGAAGAGAGCTCTCCGAGTCACGCGCT